A genomic region of Vitreimonas flagellata contains the following coding sequences:
- the bamA gene encoding outer membrane protein assembly factor BamA, which yields MKRVLRDVVLGAMSVATVGAGTVLAASGDAYAQEGTQGAAPAAQQSGVAIRRVLVEGNQRIEPATITSYLLVRPGDTFDAERIDLSLKTLFATGLFADVQIEQRGGDLVVSVIENPVINRVIFEGMRTLDEEDLEDEVQARPRSVFTPARAQGDVQRIIEVYRRAGRFAAQVTPQVRELDQNRVDLIFEVDEGPVTGIRSVNFIGNEAFSDRRLRDAIVTAESSWWNFFSNNDNYDPDRLEYDREQLRQYYNNRGYADFRVVSAVAELTPDQKDFFVTFTVEEGPRYEFGEVRVQTELNRLSEGLLRAAIPIRTGTEFRGDMIEDSIDAMTYVAGTVGYANVDIVPMVERDPVTRRVNITFEVDEGPRVFIERIDIVGNTRTIDPVIRRELMVSEGDAFNRVLLDRSRQRIRALGFFGDVTIEDTDGSQPDRSVVTVTVEEQSTGELAFAAGYSSTESLLFDVSVTERNLRGRGQFLRLRASSSSQRQQVDIRFTEPRFLGREIAAGIDIYSLRTDFRSQSSFENQSTGVGLRTSFPVSDRTSLGLTYSLIQDETEIANIFVDHDDDDLTPVINQCDTANPARPYLCDQEGTFITSVLGATINMDRRNDPVRATRGYDLQLSQDIAGLGGEVNYLRTELEGGLYYGLWGGFRATFRGSAGFIDGWGGDDIRINDRFFKGGSSFRGFDVAGIGPRQLIVDDTTGEIVQEGDALGGNVYAIGTFQLDVPLPLPESFSLGSALFVDFGTLGVLDSASRQSISLGTGESLIVDDSASLRVSAGVSVFWDSPFGPVQFDFAQPLEHEEYDQTEEFRFSTRTNF from the coding sequence GCTGAGCGCATCGACTTGTCGCTGAAGACATTGTTCGCCACCGGCCTGTTCGCCGACGTGCAGATCGAGCAGCGCGGCGGCGATCTCGTTGTGTCCGTCATCGAAAACCCGGTCATCAACCGCGTCATCTTCGAGGGCATGCGCACGCTCGACGAAGAAGACCTCGAAGACGAAGTGCAGGCGCGTCCGCGTTCGGTGTTCACGCCGGCGCGTGCGCAGGGCGACGTGCAGCGCATCATTGAAGTGTATCGCCGCGCCGGCCGTTTCGCCGCGCAAGTGACGCCTCAAGTGCGCGAACTCGACCAGAACCGCGTCGATCTGATCTTCGAGGTCGATGAAGGTCCGGTCACGGGCATTCGCAGCGTCAACTTCATCGGCAACGAAGCCTTTTCGGATCGCCGCCTGCGCGACGCGATCGTGACCGCTGAATCGAGCTGGTGGAACTTCTTCAGCAATAACGACAATTACGATCCGGATCGTCTCGAATACGACCGCGAGCAGCTACGCCAGTATTACAACAATCGCGGTTACGCGGACTTCCGCGTTGTGTCGGCCGTCGCCGAACTCACGCCGGATCAGAAGGACTTCTTCGTTACTTTCACGGTGGAAGAGGGGCCCCGCTACGAGTTTGGTGAAGTGCGTGTTCAGACCGAACTCAATCGCTTGTCGGAGGGCCTGCTGCGTGCAGCGATCCCGATCCGCACGGGCACCGAATTCCGCGGCGACATGATCGAAGATTCGATCGACGCCATGACCTACGTGGCCGGCACGGTCGGTTATGCGAACGTCGATATCGTGCCCATGGTCGAGCGCGATCCGGTGACGCGTCGTGTGAACATCACGTTCGAAGTCGATGAGGGCCCGCGCGTCTTCATCGAACGTATCGATATTGTCGGCAATACGCGCACTATCGATCCCGTCATCCGCCGCGAACTGATGGTGAGCGAAGGCGACGCCTTCAACCGCGTGCTGCTCGATCGCTCACGTCAGCGCATTCGTGCGCTTGGCTTTTTCGGCGACGTCACCATTGAAGATACGGATGGTTCGCAGCCGGATCGCTCGGTTGTCACGGTCACCGTGGAAGAACAATCGACGGGCGAACTGGCGTTTGCGGCCGGCTATTCGTCCACTGAAAGTCTGCTGTTCGATGTGTCGGTCACAGAGCGAAATCTGCGCGGTCGCGGGCAATTCCTGCGTCTTCGCGCGTCGTCGAGTTCGCAGCGCCAGCAGGTCGACATTCGCTTCACCGAGCCGCGCTTCCTCGGCCGCGAAATTGCTGCAGGCATCGACATTTATTCGCTGCGCACGGACTTCCGTTCGCAATCGTCGTTCGAGAACCAGTCGACGGGCGTCGGCTTGCGCACGAGCTTCCCGGTTTCTGATCGCACGAGCCTTGGCCTCACCTATTCGCTTATCCAAGACGAGACTGAGATCGCGAACATCTTTGTCGACCACGACGATGACGATCTGACCCCAGTGATCAATCAGTGCGATACCGCCAACCCGGCGCGGCCGTATCTTTGCGATCAAGAGGGAACGTTCATCACGTCCGTGCTGGGCGCGACCATCAACATGGATCGCCGCAACGATCCCGTGCGCGCGACGCGCGGCTATGACCTTCAGCTCAGCCAAGACATCGCGGGTCTAGGCGGCGAGGTGAACTACCTCCGCACTGAGCTCGAAGGCGGCCTCTATTACGGTCTTTGGGGCGGCTTCCGCGCTACGTTCCGTGGTTCGGCCGGCTTCATCGACGGCTGGGGTGGGGACGACATTCGCATCAACGACCGCTTCTTCAAGGGTGGCTCGTCTTTCCGCGGCTTCGACGTCGCCGGCATCGGTCCACGCCAGCTCATCGTCGACGACACGACTGGCGAGATCGTGCAGGAAGGCGATGCGCTGGGCGGTAACGTCTATGCAATCGGCACCTTCCAGCTGGATGTGCCGCTCCCGCTACCGGAATCGTTCTCTCTTGGCAGCGCATTGTTCGTCGATTTCGGTACTTTGGGCGTGTTGGACTCGGCGAGCCGGCAGTCAATTTCACTCGGAACCGGCGAGAGCCTTATTGTTGACGATAGTGCGAGCTTGAGAGTGTCTGCGGGTGTGTCGGTGTTCTGGGATTCCCCGTTTGGCCCAGTACAGTTTGACTTCGCCCAACCCCTCGAACACGAGGAATACGACCAGACAGAAGAATTCCGGTTTTCAACCCGGACCAATTTCTGA